In one window of Arachis ipaensis cultivar K30076 chromosome B06, Araip1.1, whole genome shotgun sequence DNA:
- the LOC107648658 gene encoding pentatricopeptide repeat-containing protein At5g02830, chloroplastic produces MMRDFVILGSSIVTPPPNPPSSSSSTPSTTPSPSHRHRHRHHKPKLTPSHSHSSSISCTLQAPLNHYIHVHVHENASEFVPSLNVKLLAKEVLAGIRGRKVRAVIDSLKRVQELGGASSLSSHFDGHAMDLFSNECRRLVKSGQLEEAVQFMEVLAHFQLSVRELVQPLDIIKQCVCNQDPDLAVRYACLLPHAHILFCNIISEFGKRRDLVSALKAYEAVKKNLDNPNMYIYRAIIDACGLCGDFMKSRYIYEDLLNQKITPNIYVFNSLMNVNTHDLSYTLNLYQNMQNLGLKPDMTSYNILLKACCVAGRVDLAQDIYRELKQLESAGWLKLDVFTYSTIIKVFADAKLWQMALKIKQDMLSAGVSLNTVAWSSLINACAHAGLVEQAIQLFEEMLLADCEPNTQCFNIILHACVEACQYDRAFRLFYSWKGNKMLGSFGEGNNSKLEHGDTQTAITAPNSISRPHILSFAERFPFTPTIATYNILLKACGTDYYHAKALITEMKKVGLSPNYISWSILIDICGGSDNVGGAIEILKIMFDAGIKPDVVAYTTAIKVCVESKNFKQGLMLYEEMKTYEIHPNWVTYNTLLRARNRYGSVLEVQQCLTIYQDMRKAGYKPNDYYLEELIEEWCEGVIQDNSKIQREFSSSNFSELERPPSLLLEKIAAHLLKRVADILAIDVQGLTKVEARLVILAVLRMIKENYSSGHSVNDDILIIIGATKADETPSQHILEVQEAIIKLLQNELGLEIFPAKTRFALSDTSKLEIPNLTNLSIEALPGEKALTTTRRPAVLHRLKVTKKSLYGWLHRKVSIK; encoded by the exons ATGATGAGGGATTTCGTCATCCTTGGTTCATCCATTGTCACTCCTCCTCCGAATCCcccatcttcttcatcttcaacaCCATCAACCACTCCTTCTCCCTcccaccgccaccgccaccgccaccacAAGCCCAAGCTCACTCCTTCGCATTCGCATTCTTCCTCTATCTCCTGCACTCTCCAAGCCCCCCTCAACCACTATATCCATGTCCATGTCCACGAGAATGCTTCCGAATTTGTTCCTTCTCTGAACGTTAAGCTCCTCGCGAAGGAGGTTCTGGCGGGTATTCGAGGTAGGAAGGTTCGGGCTGTGATTGATTCTCTCAAGAGAGTTCAGGAGCTTGGTGGCGCCTCCTCCTTATCCTCCCATTTTGATGGACATGCCATGGATCTCTTCTCTAACGAGTGTCGCCGCTTGGTCAAATCCGGTCAACTTGAGGAAGCTGTTCAATTCATGGAGGTTCTCGCac ATTTCCAGTTGTCAGTCAGAGAACTTGTTCAGCCGTTGGACATAATAAAACAGTGTGTTTGTAATCAAGATCCAGATTTAGCTGTGAG GTATGCATGTCTTCTTCCACATGCACATATACTATTCTGCAACATTATAAGTGAATTTGGAAAAAGAAGGGATTTAGTTTCTGCTTTGAAAGCATATGAAGCAGTGAAGAAAAACTTGGATAACCCCAATATGTACATATACCGGGCAATAATTGACGCTTGTGGCCTTTGTGGTGATTTCATGAAATCTAGGTACATATATGAG GACTTACTCAATCAGAAGATTACTCCAAATATATATGTGTTCAACAGTCTCATGAATGTGAACACCCATGATCTTAGCTACACCTTAAATCTGTATCAGAATATGCAG AATCTTGGTCTGAAGCCAGACATGACATCTTATAATATCCTACTCAAAGCATGCTGTGTTGCTGGAAGAGTTGATCTGGCCCAAGACATTTACAGGGAACTTAAGCAATTGGAATCAGCAGGATGGCTGAAATTAGATGTTTTCACCTACAGCACGATTATAAAG GTCTTTGCAGATGCAAAATTGTGGCAAATGGCTCTAAAAATCAAGCAGGATATGCTCTCAGCCGGTGTTTCTCTTAATACCGTTGCGTGGTCGTCATTAATCAATGCCTGCGCACATGCAGGGCTTGTAGAGCAGGCAATTCAATTATTCGAAGAAATGCTTTTGGCCGACTGCGAGCCTAATACGCAATGCTTTAACATCATTTTACATGCATGTGTTGAAGCATGTCAGTATGACAGAGCTTTTCGCTTGTTCTATTCTTGGAAGGGAAATAAGATGTTGGGGTCCTTTGGTGAAGGGAACAATAGCAAGTTAGAGCATGGAGACACGCAGACTGCTATTACCGCGCCAAACAGCATTTCTAGGCCGCATATCTTGAGTTTTGCTGAGAGATTCCCTTTCACACCAACTATAGCAACATATAATATTTTGCTGAAGGCTTGTGGTACTGATTACTACCATGCTAAAGCATTAATCACTGAGATGAAAAAAGTAGGTCTTTCCCCAAATTATATAAGCTGGTCCATTTTGATAGATATATGTGGAGGATCAGATAACGTGGGAGGCGCCATCGag ATTCTGAAGATCATGTTTGATGCTGGAATTAAACCTGATGTTGTTGCATATACTACAGCCATAAAG GTCTGTGTAGAAAGTAAGAATTTTAAGCAAGGATTGATGCTATATGAAGAAATGAAAACATATGAGATACATCCAAATTGG GTGACATATAACACACTACTAAGGGCACGCAACAGATACGGATCCGTACTTGAGGTGCAACAATGCTTGACCATATACCAGGATATGCGAAAAGCAGG GTACAAACCCAATGATTACTATCTGGAAGAACTTATTGAGGAGTGGTGTGAAGGAGTGATACAAGATAACAGCAAGATCCAAAGAGAATTTTCTTCCAGCAATTTCTCTGAATTAGAGAGACCCCCGAGTTTACTTCTTGAAAAGATTGCGGCACACCTGTTAAAGAGGGTAGCTGACATCCTAGCTATTGATGTTCAAGGACTCACAAAG GTTGAAGCTCGCTTGGTTATTCTTGCAGTTCTTAGAATGATCAAAGAAAACTATAGTTCAG GACATTCTGTGAATGATGACATTTTGATCATCATAGGAGCTACAAAGGCAGATGAAACTCCATCCCAGCACATATTAGAAGTGCAAGAGGCAATCATAAAACTTCTTCAGAATGAATTGGGCCTTGAAATTTTTCCAGCTAAAACCAGGTTTGCACTAAGTGACACATCAAAGTTAGAAATCCCTAACCTTACAAATCTCAGCATAGAAGCACTACCAGGAGAGAAGGCATTAACCACAACAAGAAGGCCTGCAGTTCTACATAGGTTGAAGGTCACCAAGAAATCATTGTATGGTTGGTTGCATAGGAAAGTAAGCATTAAATAG
- the LOC107648659 gene encoding thioredoxin-like protein AAED1, chloroplastic isoform X1 has protein sequence MPKNFYVTEYATFVGFSFFLSKLFYSFDLSQSLCFCFLRPSFMAYATLFSNPLHLNKTANHSSIHFSPTLSLKPNQNLRYSKNLKLSSNRHHATTPSASSSSGVESLVLDEDTTSSLDSVKVFDLNGKEVPISDLWKDRKAVVAFARHFGCVLCRKRADYLASKKDIMDASGVALVLIGPGNIEQARTFAKQMKFEGEIYADPNHSSYEALKFVSGVLTTFTPKAGLKIIQLYMEGYRQDWKLSFEKDTVTRGGWKQGGIIVAGPGKNNISYVHKDREAGDDPEIEDILAACCS, from the exons ATGCCAAAGAATTTTTATGTCACCGAATATGCCACGTTTGTtggattttctttctttctttctaaacTATTCTACTCATTTGATTTATCTCAGTCTCTTTGTTTCTGCTTCCTGAgaccaagtttcatggcctacgcAACGCTTTTCTCCAATCCTCTTCACCTTAACAAAACTGCAAATCACTCTTCCATTCATTTCTCTCCCACTCTCTCTCTTAAACCAAATCAAAATCTTAGATATTCTAAGAATCTCAAACTCTCATCAAACAGACACCATGCAACCAcaccctctgcttcttcttcttcag GAGTTGAGTCTCTGGTGTTGGATGAGGATACTACAAGTTCACTGGATTCAGTTAAGGTGTTTGATTTGAATGGAAAGGAGGTTCCGATTTCAGATTTATGGAAAGATAGGAAAGCCGTTGTGGCATTTGCACGCCACTTTGG ATGTGTGCTTTGTCGCAAAAGGGCTGATTACCTTGCATCCAAGAAG GATATAATGGATGCTTCTGGTGTGGCACTTGTATTGATTGGACCTGGGAACATTGAACAG GCCAGAACCTTTGCCAAGCAAATGAAATTCGAAGGAG AAATCTATGCAGACCCCAATCATTCATCATATGAGGCCTTAAAATTTGTTTCTGGAGTTTTGACCACATTTACCCCCAAA GCAGGTCTTAAGATAATACAATTATATATGGAAGGCTATCGGCAAGATTGGAAGCTTTCATTTGAAAAAGATACTGTTACCAGAGGGGGCTG GAAACAAGGAGGAATCATAGTTGCAGGTCCTGGGAAAAATAATATCTCATATGTTCACAAG GACAGAGAAGCAGGTGATGATCCAGAAATTGAAGATATCTTAGCAGCATGTTGTTCCTGA
- the LOC107648659 gene encoding thioredoxin-like protein AAED1, chloroplastic isoform X2, with protein sequence MPKNFYVTEYATFVGFSFFLSKLFYSFDLSQSLCFCFLRPSFMAYATLFSNPLHLNKTANHSSIHFSPTLSLKPNQNLRYSKNLKLSSNRHHATTPSASSSSGVESLVLDEDTTSSLDSVKVFDLNGKEVPISDLWKDRKAVVAFARHFGCVLCRKRADYLASKKDIMDASGVALVLIGPGNIEQARTFAKQMKFEGEIYADPNHSSYEALKFVSGVLTTFTPKAGLKIIQLYMEGYRQDWKLSFEKDTVTRGGWKQGGIIVAGPGKNNISYVHKRSR encoded by the exons ATGCCAAAGAATTTTTATGTCACCGAATATGCCACGTTTGTtggattttctttctttctttctaaacTATTCTACTCATTTGATTTATCTCAGTCTCTTTGTTTCTGCTTCCTGAgaccaagtttcatggcctacgcAACGCTTTTCTCCAATCCTCTTCACCTTAACAAAACTGCAAATCACTCTTCCATTCATTTCTCTCCCACTCTCTCTCTTAAACCAAATCAAAATCTTAGATATTCTAAGAATCTCAAACTCTCATCAAACAGACACCATGCAACCAcaccctctgcttcttcttcttcag GAGTTGAGTCTCTGGTGTTGGATGAGGATACTACAAGTTCACTGGATTCAGTTAAGGTGTTTGATTTGAATGGAAAGGAGGTTCCGATTTCAGATTTATGGAAAGATAGGAAAGCCGTTGTGGCATTTGCACGCCACTTTGG ATGTGTGCTTTGTCGCAAAAGGGCTGATTACCTTGCATCCAAGAAG GATATAATGGATGCTTCTGGTGTGGCACTTGTATTGATTGGACCTGGGAACATTGAACAG GCCAGAACCTTTGCCAAGCAAATGAAATTCGAAGGAG AAATCTATGCAGACCCCAATCATTCATCATATGAGGCCTTAAAATTTGTTTCTGGAGTTTTGACCACATTTACCCCCAAA GCAGGTCTTAAGATAATACAATTATATATGGAAGGCTATCGGCAAGATTGGAAGCTTTCATTTGAAAAAGATACTGTTACCAGAGGGGGCTG GAAACAAGGAGGAATCATAGTTGCAGGTCCTGGGAAAAATAATATCTCATATGTTCACAAG AGAAGCAGGTGA